One segment of Thermococcus profundus DNA contains the following:
- the thiD gene encoding bifunctional hydroxymethylpyrimidine kinase/phosphomethylpyrimidine kinase yields the protein MEMAVLIIAGLDTGGGAGLKADIETVSALNEHPLPVISAITYQNPKEVRGIFPVPPEVIGEQVRAVREVFDVTAVKIGLLHGGAIDVVAEETKGLTRVLDPVIASSSGFQFLSPEDVDVLKKKLVPGSIVTPNVPEAEALTGVKISSVGDMKKAVRVLVEELDAEAAVIKGGHLNFTDVLYWDGRDFEFPGESVKGFTHGTGCAFSSALATFIAKGLELPRAVEMAKRFVEGAIMFSNREGKAVNPLWELQRDAQRWKAMRELETAVDKLVKTGELLNRYIAEVGTNFALATDFNEVFAVKGRIVRYGKTIRPVGLVELNASDHLRRALLKMREFYPEVRAVINLRYSEELVERAEKLGLKVSFYDRREEPEEVKRAERGTMEWGIESAVRRLGEKPDVVYHLGDWGKEPMVLVFGGNAEEVVERVHRLIEA from the coding sequence ATGGAAATGGCCGTGCTTATCATAGCTGGCCTTGATACTGGTGGAGGGGCTGGGCTTAAGGCGGACATCGAAACTGTTTCAGCTTTGAACGAGCACCCGCTTCCAGTGATTTCCGCCATAACATATCAGAACCCCAAGGAAGTCAGGGGCATATTTCCAGTTCCGCCAGAAGTCATCGGGGAGCAGGTAAGGGCTGTCAGGGAGGTCTTTGATGTCACGGCCGTTAAAATTGGCCTCCTCCACGGCGGTGCGATAGACGTTGTGGCAGAGGAGACGAAGGGACTGACGAGGGTTCTCGATCCGGTTATAGCCTCCTCATCGGGCTTCCAGTTTTTGAGTCCCGAAGATGTGGATGTGTTGAAGAAAAAGCTCGTTCCGGGCTCCATAGTCACGCCGAACGTCCCCGAGGCGGAGGCTCTGACGGGAGTTAAAATAAGCTCGGTAGGGGATATGAAAAAAGCCGTGAGGGTTCTCGTGGAAGAGCTGGATGCCGAGGCGGCAGTTATCAAAGGCGGACACCTGAACTTCACCGACGTCCTCTACTGGGATGGGCGAGATTTTGAGTTCCCTGGGGAGAGTGTTAAAGGCTTTACGCATGGAACCGGCTGTGCCTTCTCCTCAGCATTAGCAACTTTCATAGCCAAAGGCTTAGAGCTTCCAAGGGCAGTCGAGATGGCCAAGCGCTTCGTCGAGGGGGCGATAATGTTTTCAAATAGGGAGGGAAAGGCCGTCAACCCGCTCTGGGAGCTCCAGAGAGACGCCCAGAGATGGAAAGCAATGAGAGAGCTTGAAACTGCCGTAGATAAGCTTGTGAAAACCGGCGAGCTTTTAAACAGATACATCGCTGAAGTCGGCACGAACTTCGCCCTGGCAACGGACTTCAACGAAGTCTTCGCGGTTAAGGGAAGAATCGTCCGCTACGGCAAAACGATAAGGCCAGTGGGGCTGGTTGAGCTTAACGCCAGCGACCACCTGAGGAGGGCCCTCCTAAAGATGAGGGAGTTCTATCCCGAAGTTAGGGCCGTAATAAACCTCCGTTATTCAGAGGAGCTAGTTGAGAGGGCAGAGAAGCTCGGGCTCAAAGTTTCCTTCTATGACCGGAGGGAGGAGCCGGAGGAAGTAAAGAGGGCTGAGAGAGGTACAATGGAGTGGGGCATCGAGAGCGCCGTGAGGAGGCTCGGGGAGAAGCCCGACGTGGTTTACCACCTCGGCGACTGGGGGAAGGAGCCGATGGTGCTGGTCTTTGGGGGGAACGCGGAGGAAGTCGTCGAGAGGGTGCACAGGCTCATTGAAGCCTGA
- a CDS encoding sulfide-dependent adenosine diphosphate thiazole synthase, translating into MREVEISRAIVEAYFNDLLGNLQLDVAVVGAGPSGVVAGYYLAKGGAKVAIFEKKLSIGGGIWGGAMGFNRVVVQESAREILDEFGVDYRPAGNGLYVLDAIELASTLASRTVKAGVKVFNMIEVEDLLVKDGRVSGLVINWTPVMMTGLHVDPLTVEARFVVDSTGHGAQISQHLLKRGLIKAIPGEGPMWAEKGEELTVEHTREVFPGLYATGMAANALAGAPRMGPIFGGMLLSGRKAALEILQKLGK; encoded by the coding sequence ATGAGGGAGGTAGAGATAAGCAGGGCGATAGTTGAAGCGTATTTCAACGACCTTCTCGGGAACCTCCAGCTCGACGTTGCCGTAGTCGGAGCCGGCCCATCTGGGGTGGTCGCGGGTTATTACCTCGCCAAGGGCGGCGCGAAGGTGGCCATCTTCGAGAAGAAGCTCTCCATAGGAGGTGGAATCTGGGGAGGAGCTATGGGCTTCAATCGCGTCGTCGTCCAGGAGAGCGCGAGGGAAATACTCGACGAGTTTGGAGTTGACTACAGGCCGGCTGGAAACGGACTCTACGTTCTCGATGCGATAGAGCTCGCCTCGACACTAGCGAGCAGGACGGTGAAGGCTGGTGTTAAGGTATTCAACATGATTGAGGTGGAAGACCTCCTCGTTAAGGACGGCAGGGTCTCTGGACTGGTTATAAACTGGACTCCAGTTATGATGACGGGCCTTCATGTTGATCCTCTGACTGTTGAGGCTCGCTTTGTGGTTGATTCAACGGGTCATGGAGCGCAAATAAGTCAGCACCTCCTCAAGCGCGGGCTGATAAAGGCCATACCCGGGGAGGGACCGATGTGGGCGGAGAAGGGCGAGGAGCTCACCGTAGAGCACACGAGGGAAGTCTTCCCAGGGTTATATGCAACGGGAATGGCAGCGAACGCTCTGGCTGGTGCACCGAGGATGGGCCCGATATTTGGCGGAATGCTCCTGAGCGGAAGGAAGGCGGCCCTTGAAATCCTCCAGAAGCTTGGAAAGTGA
- a CDS encoding PIN domain-containing protein translates to MTDDVVIEKPELQILVNLLQEMGEVRVSFPIYDALLFTAKPSERGYTVQVKAEKRDFRVRHPELPTYSDFYEAFISSGVITYDNIESFERMLELYRVLKKGVVFAPDTNVFYHRFISNYHPLDGYQIAIAEDVKNEIEGAMNYKYRSNYLHEIMETVRNGHLLRELSNRRTKKSRKAAYIALKEFEALRDRLIIVERYGEGHNNDELIVKTLKHYDEMSPSLVVFLTADLAITDVARMEGLEYFYFEYPTAKLGTHEVSAYQLRTLIFNLAAVFGLIEVNGTLVYGEFGGKRRLNELKLIFRDSDIRREFLFHLDLCRRLEKIMGD, encoded by the coding sequence ATGACCGATGATGTCGTCATCGAGAAGCCCGAGCTTCAGATACTAGTCAACCTCCTCCAAGAGATGGGCGAAGTCCGCGTTTCCTTTCCCATTTATGATGCTCTCCTCTTCACGGCTAAGCCCTCCGAGAGGGGCTACACCGTCCAGGTGAAGGCCGAGAAGAGGGACTTCCGCGTGAGGCATCCCGAACTGCCCACATACTCGGACTTCTATGAGGCTTTCATCTCCTCAGGCGTAATAACCTACGACAACATAGAGAGCTTTGAGAGGATGCTTGAACTATACCGGGTTCTCAAAAAGGGCGTCGTCTTTGCCCCCGATACTAACGTCTTCTACCACCGCTTTATATCGAACTACCATCCCCTTGACGGCTATCAGATTGCCATCGCCGAGGACGTGAAGAACGAGATAGAGGGGGCCATGAACTACAAGTACCGCTCAAACTACCTCCACGAAATTATGGAGACCGTCAGGAACGGGCACCTCCTTAGGGAGCTGAGCAACAGGAGGACGAAGAAATCGAGGAAGGCGGCGTACATAGCCCTTAAGGAGTTCGAAGCGCTGAGGGACAGGCTGATAATCGTTGAGCGCTATGGGGAAGGCCACAACAACGATGAGCTGATAGTTAAGACCCTCAAGCACTACGACGAGATGAGCCCGTCCTTGGTTGTTTTCCTGACAGCAGATCTAGCGATAACGGACGTCGCCAGAATGGAGGGACTGGAGTACTTCTATTTCGAGTATCCAACGGCAAAGCTCGGAACCCACGAAGTTTCGGCCTACCAGCTCAGGACGCTCATCTTCAACCTAGCCGCAGTCTTTGGCCTTATCGAGGTAAACGGGACGCTGGTCTACGGGGAGTTCGGGGGAAAGAGGAGGCTGAACGAGCTTAAACTGATATTCCGGGACAGTGACATCCGGAGAGAGTTCCTCTTCCACCTTGACCTCTGCAGGAGGCTGGAAAAGATAATGGGAGATTGA